From Primulina huaijiensis isolate GDHJ02 chromosome 15, ASM1229523v2, whole genome shotgun sequence, one genomic window encodes:
- the LOC140960571 gene encoding uncharacterized protein, whose translation MTEARGWTSRASGNSSSTSGSDRDEASDFECNICLDLAQDPIITLCGHLYCWPCLYRWLRIHSQSQECPVCKALVLEEKLIPLYGRGKTPTDPRSKPIPGLEIPVRPSGQRPDTATPPPEASNFSNMVMGLMGFMPLASATFGNFGVSAGLFGQVFSPLLSVHFHGFSNANGLFRYHHGYPGSIRDRGRLNPDTSQVAQAADENLRRILFVVIIFVLVAFLFL comes from the coding sequence atgacaGAAGCTCGGGGCTGGACTTCTAGGGCGTCAGGAAACTCGTCGTCGACCTCGGGGAGCGACCGCGATGAAGCCAGTGATTTTGAGTGTAATATTTGCTTAGATTTAGCTCAAGATCCAATCATCACCCTCTGTGGACATCTCTATTGCTGGCCGTGTCTTTACAGATGGCTACGTATTCACTCTCAATCACAGGAATGCCCTGTTTGTAAAGCCCTTGTACTGGAAGAAAAGTTGATTCCTTTATATGGTAGAGGGAAGACGCCAACCGACCCTAGGTCCAAACCCATTCCTGGTCTTGAAATCCCTGTCCGTCCTTCAGGTCAGAGACCTGATACAGCTACACCACCTCCGGAAGCTAGTAACTTTTCAAATATGGTTATGGGGTTAATGGGCTTTATGCCACTTGCATCTGCAACTTTTGGTAACTTTGGAGTGTCTGCTGGTCTTTTTGGACAGGTGTTTTCTCCTCTTTTGAGTGTCCACTTTCATGGATTTTCGAATGCAAACGGGTTGTTCAGATATCATCATGGATACCCCGGTTCAATTCGTGATCGTGGGAGACTAAATCCAGATACCAGTCAAGTCGCGCAGGCAGCTGATGAGAATTTGAGGAGGATTCTTTTTGTCGTTATCATTTTCGTGCTTGTTGCTTTCTTATTTCTGTGA
- the LOC140958481 gene encoding fatty acid elongase 3-like, whose protein sequence is MMLLHCLRYYLSHHPSIVGFRWSHTQSWGSTWSFLFSSIAAYVAASSFIHLLLLLLFRHRRPLPLGPIPAAHSLCMALISATIFSGTFLSSAAEIHDTRWLWRRNRTTPFQWLLCFPLGTRPSGRVFFWSYIFYLSRFLHALRTFITIIRGRKLSFFKLFNNSILIFTSFLWLEFSQSFQVLAILLTTLVYSVVYGYRFWTEIGLQSACFPFVVNCQIVLLSCNVVCHFGVLLMHIIKGGCNGIGAWIFNSVLNGAILFLFLNFYVKMHFRGRKVRGGNGGDLVSAAVEKAANLELIKGRDI, encoded by the coding sequence ATGATGTTGTTGCACTGCCTCAGGTATTACCTTTCGCATCACCCGTCGATCGTTGGATTCCggtggagccacacccaatcatgGGGTTCCACCTGGTCGTTCCTGTTCTCCTCCATCGCCGCTTACGTAGCCGCCTCCTCGTTCATCCACCtccttcttctcctccttttCCGCCACCGCCGCCCTCTCCCCCTGGGTCCCATCCCCGCCGCGCACTCTCTCTGCATGGCACTCATCTCCGCAACCATATTCTCCGGGACATTCCTTTCCTCCGCCGCTGAAATCCACGACACGCGGTGGTTGTGGCGGCGGAACCGGACGACCCCTTTTCAGTGGCTCCTCTGCTTCCCCTTGGGGACGCGGCCCTCCGGGCGCGTGTTCTTCTGGTCTTACATCTTCTACCTCTCCCGATTCCTCCACGCGCTACGGACTTTCATCACAATAATCCGCGGCCGGAAGCTTTCCTTCTTCAAACTTTTCAACAATTCGATCCTCATTTTCACGTCCTTCCTGTGGCTCGAATTCTCGCAATCGTTTCAAGTACTCGCAATCCTCCTCACCACGCTAGTTTACTCAGTCGTGTACGGCTACAGATTCTGGACCGAAATCGGGCTGCAAAGCGCGTGTTTCCCATTCGTGGTGAATTGCCAGATAGTCTTGCTGAGCTGCAATGTGGTCTGCCATTTTGGGGTGCTCCTGATGCACATAATCAAAGGTGGATGCAATGGGATTGGGGCCTGGATCTTCAATTCCGTCCTAAATGGAGCGATTCTGTTTCTTTTCTTGAATTTCTACGTTAAAATGCATTTTCGAGGGAGGAAGGTACGCGGCGGAAATGGTGGCGACCTCGTAAGCGCCGCCGTGGAAAAGGCAGCAAATCTGGAACTAATAAAAGGCCGTGATATTTGA
- the LOC140960357 gene encoding serine/threonine receptor-like kinase NFP — translation MNLTKIMATFIKQNMAASFDSLLLIFSLSLVFSVCRVAAQLPNNTARTDFTCSAGSMDFCETYLTYRVRAPYSDLGSISDLFGISRMKIATATNLTSEDAELFPEQLLLIPVKCSCNGKHYFSNVTYRIKKDDSFYSVSIKPFENLTNYLVVQDMNPLLHPTKLTIGEEAVFPLLCKCPGKFYSEKGIQYLVTYVWQPGDQIVPVSAMFQASPSDIVVENNNRNFTDAICLPVLIPVKTTILVQPYPSPATHGKSQHHRILVAIACSVTALLIVLFGLSAYVHFYKNRNSSSLETSDLIRTKKASKEDCFEPKTVQDKILPGVSGDLGKPVMYDVQDIMKATVNLSERYRIRGSVYKGMIDDQVFAIKKTRDASEELQILQRVNHANLVRLMGVSSDNGGNVFMLCEYAENGSLDEWLFPKESSSLRSSVECLTWNQRLFIALDVAYGIQYMHEHAQPSTVHKDIRASNILLDSNFKAKISNFSTARTATSSIMLKIDIFSFGVVVLEILSGRKVMEKKDNREAVMLWKEIKGILEIEEQRKEKLSEWMDPNLKGSYPIDDALNLATLARACTSENSSDRPKMAEIVFSLCVLTQSSPQMYDRYLISRFEADEVFPAVNQVIAR, via the coding sequence ATGAACCTCACTAAGATTATGGCAACTTTCATTAAACAGAATATGGCAGCCTCTTTTGATTCTTTACTGCTAATCTTCTCGCTTTCTTTGGTTTTTTCAGTCTGTCGAGTTGCCGCTCAATTGCCTAACAACACAGCACGCACGGACTTCACATGCTCGGCGGGATCAATGgatttttgtgagacatatctaaCTTACCGAGTAAGAGCGCCTTACTCTGATCTCGGAAGCATCTCTGATCTGTTTGGGATCAGCCGAATGAAAATAGCTACAGCCACTAATCTTACATCAGAGGATGCTGAACTTTTTCCTGAACAGCTCTTGCTGATACCAGTCAAATGTTCTTGCAACGGGAAACATTATTTTTCCAATGTCACCTATCGAATAAAAAAAGATGATAGCTTCTACTCCGTTTCAATCAAGCCTTTCGAGAACCTTACGAACTATCTTGTGGTCCAAGATATGAACCCTTTGTTGCATCCAACAAAATTGACCATTGGTGAGGAAGCTGTCTTTCCTTTGCTCTGTAAGTGCCCCGGAAAATTTTACTCAGAAAAAGGAATCCAATACCTTGTTACTTACGTATGGCAGCCCGGTGATCAAATAGTGCCCGTGAGTGCTATGTTTCAGGCTTCACCGTCAGATATTGTGGTAGAGAACAATAACAGGAACTTCACAGATGCAATATGTCTTCCGGTGTTGATACCAGTAAAAACGACAATTCTAGTGCAACCATATCCTTCTCCTGCAACACATGGTAAGTCCCAACATCACCGGATCCTCGTTGCAATTGCATGTTCAGTTACGGCtcttttgattgtattgtttgGCCTATCTGCATATGTCCACTTCTATAAGAACCGCAATAGTTCTTCCTTAGAAACTTCTGATCTTATTAGAACCAAGAAAGCATCTAAAGAAGATTGTTTCGAACCAAAAACCGTTCAAGATAAAATACTTCCTGGAGTATCTGGCGATCTTGGCAAGCCAGTTATGTATGATGTGCAAGATATTATGAAGGCAACTGTGAACCTAAGTGAACGGTATAGAATCAGAGGATCGGTGTACAAGGGCATGATAGACGATCAAGTTTTTGCAATCAAAAAAACAAGAGATGCCTCGGAGGAACTTCAAATATTACAGAGAGTGAACCATGCCAATTTAGTAAGGTTAATGGGTGTCTCCTCAGACAACGGTGGGAACGTTTTCATGCTCTGTGAATATGCTGAGAATGGATCATTGGATGAATGGCTGTTTCCGAAAGAGTCATCTTCTTTAAGAAGCTCAGTCGAATGCCTCACTTGGAACCAACGATTGTTTATAGCTCTAGACGTTGCCTATGGCATTCAATACATGCACGAACATGCTCAGCCAAGTACAGTCCACAAGGATATCAGAGCAAGCAACATTCTTCTTGACTCAAACTTCAAAGccaagatttcaaatttctCGACAGCGAGGACTGCTACCTCCTCTATCATGCTGAAGATTGATATATTCTCTTTCGGGGTGGTCGTCCTGGAGATTCTTTCGGGGAGGAAAGTCATGGAGAAGAAGGATAATCGGGAAGCCGTGATGCTGTGGAAAGAAATAAAGGGTATCTTGGAAATCGAGGAACAGAGGAAGGAGAAGCTAAGTGAGTGGATGGATCCGAATTTGAAGGGTTCTTATCCTATTGATGATGCTCTAAATTTGGCAACTTTGGCAAGAGCTTGCACATCTGAAAATTCTTCTGACAGACCAAAAATGGCGGAAATCGTCTTCAGCCTCTGTGTTCTAACTCAATCATCTCCTCAAATGTATGACAGATATCTGATTTCAAGATTTGAAGCAGATGAAGTTTTTCCTGCTGTTAATCAGGTCATAGCTCGTTGA
- the LOC140960570 gene encoding vacuolar histidine transporter YPQ3-like isoform X2: MTNYCVKEQKPCIYWVERYLNDCLCNVKDEFSFGFGLVSLVCWGVAEIPQIITNFRSKSGHGVSLFFLLTWIAGDIFNLVGCLLEPATLPTQLYTAALYTISTVVLVLQSIYYDHFKKWKKRSVKKSNQEVEDLKKPLKPARQADSAIPIPGRSRPREVYYYTSARSMAGSTTPPVRSHLGPVRSGPSAVGLEHDSSSDDEDNQITPQKYSSKPKGIPRSAGYGAFLATSISLPPDTNALMQVCVGLTGRKLLQEGGSVTVLGQSLGWMMAAIYMGGRLPQIWLNVSVMRCCGLNPFMFVFALAANATYVASILVRSTAWHKIKANLPWLLDAVVCVLLDLFIILQYVYYRYFRRAEHEDYNEADKN; encoded by the exons ATGACGAATTACTGTGTAAAAGAGCAAAAGCCATGCATATATTGGGTGGAAAGATACCTCAACGATTGCCTATGCAACGTCAAAGACGAATTCTcgtttggttttgggcttgtgAGCCTTGTGTGTTGGGGAGTTGCAGAAATCCCACAAATCATCACTAATTTTCGCTCCAAATCAGGCCACGGAGTTTCTCTTTTCTTTCTTCTAACTTGGATTGCTGG TGACATATTCAACTTAGTGGGTTGCCTTCTTGAACCAGCAACG TTGCCAACTCAATTATACACAGCAGCG CTTTATACAATAAGCACAGTGGTACTAGTGCTGCAAAGCATATACTATGATCACTTCAAGAAATGGAAGAAAAGATCCGTAAAGAAATCAAACCAAGAG GTTGAAGACTTGAAAAAACCTTTGAAACCAGCAAGACAAGCTGATTCTGCCATCCCAATTCCTGGCAGAAGCAGACCTAGAGAAGTCTATTACTATAC GTCAGCAAGATCAATGGCCGGAAGCACGACTCCGCCGGTCCGATCTCATCTCGGCCCGGTGAGGAGCGGCCCTTCTGCTGTGGGGCTTGAACACGACTCATCTTCAGATGACGAGGATAATCAGATTACACCCCAGAAATATTCCAGCAAACCTAAGGGAATCCCGAGATCT GCTGGATACGGAGCATTTTTAGCTACGTCGATCAGCCTGCCACCAGACACCAATGCTTTGATGCAAGTTTGTGTCGGATTAACAGGGAGGAAATTGTTGCAG GAAGGCGGATCAGTAACTGTGTTAGGCCAGTCATTGGGATGGATGATGGCTGCCATTTACATGGGTGGTAGACTGCCTCAAATATGGCTAAATGTAAGTGTCATGAGGTGTTGT GGCTTGAATCCTTTCATGTTTGTCTTTGCGCTTGCTGCTAATGCTACTTATGTCGCCAG CATTCTTGTGAGGTCAACAGCTTGGCATAAAATCAAAGCAAATTTGCCATGGTTGCTAGATGCTGTCGTATGCGTACTGCTCGACTTATTT ATAATATTACAGTATGTGTATTACAGGTACTTTCGCAGAGCAGAACATGAAGACTACAATGAAGCAGACAAGAATTAG
- the LOC140960570 gene encoding vacuolar histidine transporter YPQ3-like isoform X1: MTNYCVKEQKPCIYWVERYLNDCLCNVKDEFSFGFGLVSLVCWGVAEIPQIITNFRSKSGHGVSLFFLLTWIAGDIFNLVGCLLEPATLPTQLYTAALYTISTVVLVLQSIYYDHFKKWKKRSVKKSNQEVEDLKKPLKPARQADSAIPIPGRSRPREVYYYTSARSMAGSTTPPVRSHLGPVRSGPSAVGLEHDSSSDDEDNQITPQKYSSKPKGIPRSAGYGAFLATSISLPPDTNALMQVCVGLTGRKLLQEGGSVTVLGQSLGWMMAAIYMGGRLPQIWLNIKRGSVEGLNPFMFVFALAANATYVASILVRSTAWHKIKANLPWLLDAVVCVLLDLFIILQYVYYRYFRRAEHEDYNEADKN; this comes from the exons ATGACGAATTACTGTGTAAAAGAGCAAAAGCCATGCATATATTGGGTGGAAAGATACCTCAACGATTGCCTATGCAACGTCAAAGACGAATTCTcgtttggttttgggcttgtgAGCCTTGTGTGTTGGGGAGTTGCAGAAATCCCACAAATCATCACTAATTTTCGCTCCAAATCAGGCCACGGAGTTTCTCTTTTCTTTCTTCTAACTTGGATTGCTGG TGACATATTCAACTTAGTGGGTTGCCTTCTTGAACCAGCAACG TTGCCAACTCAATTATACACAGCAGCG CTTTATACAATAAGCACAGTGGTACTAGTGCTGCAAAGCATATACTATGATCACTTCAAGAAATGGAAGAAAAGATCCGTAAAGAAATCAAACCAAGAG GTTGAAGACTTGAAAAAACCTTTGAAACCAGCAAGACAAGCTGATTCTGCCATCCCAATTCCTGGCAGAAGCAGACCTAGAGAAGTCTATTACTATAC GTCAGCAAGATCAATGGCCGGAAGCACGACTCCGCCGGTCCGATCTCATCTCGGCCCGGTGAGGAGCGGCCCTTCTGCTGTGGGGCTTGAACACGACTCATCTTCAGATGACGAGGATAATCAGATTACACCCCAGAAATATTCCAGCAAACCTAAGGGAATCCCGAGATCT GCTGGATACGGAGCATTTTTAGCTACGTCGATCAGCCTGCCACCAGACACCAATGCTTTGATGCAAGTTTGTGTCGGATTAACAGGGAGGAAATTGTTGCAG GAAGGCGGATCAGTAACTGTGTTAGGCCAGTCATTGGGATGGATGATGGCTGCCATTTACATGGGTGGTAGACTGCCTCAAATATGGCTAAAT ATTAAAAGAGGAAGTGTTGAG GGCTTGAATCCTTTCATGTTTGTCTTTGCGCTTGCTGCTAATGCTACTTATGTCGCCAG CATTCTTGTGAGGTCAACAGCTTGGCATAAAATCAAAGCAAATTTGCCATGGTTGCTAGATGCTGTCGTATGCGTACTGCTCGACTTATTT ATAATATTACAGTATGTGTATTACAGGTACTTTCGCAGAGCAGAACATGAAGACTACAATGAAGCAGACAAGAATTAG